In Microbacterium cremeum, a genomic segment contains:
- the gabT gene encoding 4-aminobutyrate--2-oxoglutarate transaminase translates to MSSAADTQIASRPVDMPLGGPTLPQERRLVTSIPGPRSQELIDRKAGAVAAGVGHTAPVHAVAAGGGVIVDADGNSLIDLGSGIAVTTIGNAHPKVVAAVQEQVAQFTHTCFMIAPYDSYVAVAEALNRLTPGDHAKKSALFNSGAEAVENAVKIARKHTGKQAVVAFDHGYHGRTNLTMALTAKSMPYKSGFGPFASEVYRAPLSYPFRDGLNGAEAAKKAISVIEKQVGADNLAAVIIEPIQGEGGFIVPADGFLPAIADWCRANDVVFIADEIQTGFARTGAMFASEVFGIVPDLITTAKGIAGGLPLAAVTGRAEIMDAAHAGGLGGTYGGNPIACAAALAAIDVFENDGMVERAREIGAILTDRLGRLQVADPRVGDVRGHGAMIAAEFVDPATGEPDAALTAAVAKACIAQGVIVLTCGTYGNVIRFLPPLSIGDDLLHEGLDVVAAALAGN, encoded by the coding sequence ATGAGCAGCGCAGCCGACACGCAGATCGCATCACGCCCGGTCGACATGCCCCTGGGCGGTCCCACCCTTCCGCAGGAGCGCCGCCTGGTCACCAGCATCCCGGGCCCGCGCTCGCAGGAGCTCATCGACCGCAAGGCCGGCGCGGTCGCCGCGGGCGTCGGCCACACCGCGCCGGTCCACGCCGTGGCCGCCGGCGGCGGCGTCATCGTCGACGCCGACGGCAACTCGCTCATCGACCTCGGCTCGGGCATCGCGGTCACGACCATCGGCAACGCGCACCCGAAGGTGGTCGCGGCGGTGCAGGAGCAGGTCGCGCAGTTCACGCACACGTGCTTCATGATCGCGCCCTACGACTCGTACGTCGCGGTCGCCGAAGCGCTCAACCGCCTGACGCCGGGCGACCACGCCAAGAAGAGCGCGCTGTTCAACTCGGGCGCCGAGGCGGTCGAGAACGCCGTGAAGATCGCACGCAAGCACACCGGCAAGCAGGCCGTCGTCGCCTTCGACCACGGCTACCACGGCCGCACCAACCTCACGATGGCGCTCACCGCCAAGTCGATGCCTTATAAGAGTGGCTTCGGCCCGTTCGCGTCGGAGGTCTACCGCGCGCCCCTGTCGTACCCCTTCCGCGACGGCCTGAACGGCGCAGAGGCGGCGAAGAAGGCGATCTCGGTCATCGAGAAGCAGGTCGGCGCCGACAACCTCGCCGCCGTCATCATCGAGCCCATCCAGGGTGAGGGCGGCTTCATCGTCCCGGCCGACGGGTTCCTCCCCGCGATCGCCGACTGGTGCCGCGCGAACGACGTCGTCTTCATCGCCGACGAGATCCAGACCGGTTTCGCCCGCACCGGGGCGATGTTCGCGAGCGAGGTGTTCGGCATCGTGCCCGACCTCATCACGACGGCCAAGGGGATCGCCGGCGGCCTGCCGCTCGCGGCGGTGACGGGGCGCGCCGAGATCATGGATGCCGCCCACGCCGGTGGCCTCGGAGGCACCTACGGTGGCAACCCCATCGCGTGCGCCGCGGCGCTCGCCGCGATCGACGTGTTCGAGAACGACGGGATGGTCGAGCGGGCGCGCGAGATCGGCGCGATCCTCACCGACCGCCTCGGCCGGCTGCAGGTCGCCGACCCGCGCGTCGGAGACGTCCGCGGTCACGGTGCGATGATCGCGGCCGAGTTCGTCGACCCCGCGACGGGGGAGCCGGATGCCGCGCTCACCGCCGCGGTCGCCAAGGCGTGCATCGCGCAGGGCGTCATCGTGCTCACCTGCGGCACTTACGGGAACGTGATCCGCTTCCTGCCGCCGCTCTCGATCGGCGACGACCTGCTCCACGAGGGCCTGGACGTCGTCGCGGCCGCCCTCGCCGGCAACTGA